The following nucleotide sequence is from Roseivirga sp. BDSF3-8.
TACGTGTTTCCAGTTTTGTAACTGACATTAAGGGAATCAAAGCGGGTTTAAGGGAAGTGGACATAAGCATTAAAGACCCTAATGATCCTACCGCCAATACCTGGTGCTACGTTTGTCCTGAGGAGGTACCTCAATTTTAACTTTGAATATTATTTCTATGAAAAAGAAGATCAACCTCGAAAACCTCCAGATTGCCTCATTTATAACTGAGACAGATAAGGAATCAGTGAAGGCTGGGTCAAAGTACAAGACAGACTCACCTGTATGTCCTACAGAAAATACAGGGTGTTTTGTATGCCCTCCTTATACTACTGATTGTGAGGAAATGTAAGGGATAGATTAAGAAGAGCAGGTGTTTAGGAGTACCCATACCCCCAGCTGCTCTTTTATCCTTATACGAATAAAGACCCGCGTTCACCTACCCATAGACGCGGGTTTGTTTTTGCTTTTTAAGCAATTGGGGCTTAATCTCCCAGGCTTTTTTTAGCTGTAACGCCCATATCCTTGAGTTTTTCCGCCCTATCCAGAAGATTACCCCGGCCCTCGTGCAGTTTTTTCATAGCATCGTCGTATGCACCGGTAGTTTGGTCCAGGTGCCGGCCTACCTTTTCCAGGTCTTTGATAAAAGCATATAGTTTATCGTATAGTTTGCCGCCTTCTTCCGCTATCCGGAGGGCATTCGCGTGTTGTTTTTCCGTTTTCCACAGGCTGGCAATCGTTCGTAAGGTGGCCATCAAAGTGGTGGGGCTGACCACAATGATTTTTCTCTCCCATGCGTAGCTGAATAAGTCTGTATGATCCTGCCTGAAAGCTAGGCTATAGCTGGCCTCTACGGGGATAAAGAGCAATACAAACTCCAGACTATTAACTTTTTGAAGTTGATAATAGTGCTTTTCGCTCAGGCCTTTAACATGATTGCGTATGCTATCAAGGTGGGCTTTAAAGTGTTTCTTTCTTTCTGCCTCATCTTCTGTGTTCAGGCAGCTTTCATAGGCTTTAAGAGAAACCTTGCTGTCTATAATTATCTGCCGGTGGCCAGGCAGGTCTACTATGATATCCGGTCGCTGGCTAACTGATACAGCCCCGGATACGTTCAGGGCTTTTTGCCTGTGAAATTCGAGGCTTTCTGTAAGCCCGCTACGCTCCAGGATTTTTTCCAGTACCATTTCCCCCCAATGGCCCTGCGTTCTTTGGTCCCCTTTAAGCGCTTCAGTTAGGTGTCGTGCATCGTCCCTCATCTGCAGATTCAGCGCTTCCATACGCCTTAGCTCCTCTTTTAGCCCCTTCGTCTCGCCAAACTGCTGTCGATGAGTTTCTTCCACCTTCTTTTCGAAATCAGCGATTTTTTCCTTCAAAGGATTTAGAAGCAGAGAAAGTCTCTCCTGTTGCGATTTACCGAATGTCTCTGCATTCCTTTCAAGTGTTTGCCCTGCCAACAGCTCAAATCGTTCAGTCATCTGGCCATATAGTTTTTCCAGCTCCTGCTTTTGAGTGGTCAGCTTTTCGTTGAGGTAGCGTCGCTCTTCTTCACTCCTGATTAATTGCTCCCGAATGTTTCCCGATTGTTCAAGTGAAGACTCCAGGTGTTGATTTTGCTGCCGGAAGGTTTCGCATTGCTGTTCCATTGTCCAGATGGACTGTTCCAGTTCACGTACTGATTCCGGGCTTGCGTAGGCGCTATACTTTTGCTTAATGATTATGTAGCCGAGTGCAAGGCCGGCCCCCAACGCACTAAAGATGAATAGGACTAATTGTAATGATGGCATTGGGCTAAAAATAGAAAAAGCAGGCACCTGGTGCCTGCTTTTCAATAAAGATTTTATTCTGCCTTTAGATAACGCCTTCGAGCACGTCTTTCATAGGCACACGCTGACCGTCCTTATAAGGTACGACCCAGGCATCTTTTACACCCATTTCACGCAGATACTTCTTAAAAGTATCAGCTTCCCAGTAGTCGCGAAAGTTACCTAGCGTAATACGCTGGAGGCCACCCTCTTCTTCACTGCTGAAGTTGTCACTGTTGTCATTATACTGGGCCAGGTCCTTATTTTTGTAAGCCCCTACCTGTACTTTGAAGACTACTCCATTCGCTGTACGGGTTTCATTTTCCGAGGCATCTTCCTCCAGTGCCTTCAATTGCTCGCGGGCTTCGGCTAGTTCTGCCTGGGCCTGGCGTGCCTGGTTTTGGGCAGTAGAGATGCGCTCCTCTTTAGTTTGTACCTCATTTTGTAGGTTGTCCACTTTGCCGCGCAGCTCACTTACCTCACTTTCAAGGCTGCTGTTAGTCTCTACTAACTCCTTGAATTCGGCAGGCTCCATTGCCTTCATTTTCTTTTTCCACTCCTTCTTTTCCTTTTTGGAAAGCTGGGCTTTAGCCTCAGGAGCAACAGCGATAAAGGCCATAAGTGCCAGAATAGCCAGAATATGTTTCATAACGTATATCAGTTGCGATTTTGAAAACGAATTCAAAATAGGCAGGCCCGCCGAATTAGCAAAGCAGATGTAATTATTTCAGGCTACCTATCATTTTTTTAGGGTCTACCCATTCATCGAATTGTTCATTAGTAAGAAGGTCCAGCGAAAGGGCTGCTTCTCTGAGTGTAGTCCCCTCTTTATGAGCCTTTTTGGCTATTTTGGCCGCATTATCATACCCAATATGTGTATTCAGAGCTGTTACCAGCATGAGTGAATTCTCAAGATTCTGCTTAATGCGCTCATGGTTGGGCTCTATGCCGACTGCACAGTTCCGGTTAAACGAATCAGCTGCATCACCTAAAAGTCGGGCTGCGTTAAGAAGGTTATAGACCATCATTGGCTTGAAGACATTTAGCTCAAACTGGCCGTTCATACCTCCTGCGCTTATGGCGACATCGGCACCTATTACATGGGCACAGACCATGGTGAGGGCTTCGCATTGCGTGGGGTTCACCTTGCCAGGCATGATAGATGAGCCTGGCTCATTTTCAGGAATTACGATTTCACCGATACCACAGCGGGGTCCGGAAGCCAGCATTCTGATGTCATTGCCAATTTTCATAAGGCTGACAGCTATCTGCTTCAGTGCGCC
It contains:
- a CDS encoding pinensin family lanthipeptide → MNYDKKKKLEQLRVSSFVTDIKGIKAGLREVDISIKDPNDPTANTWCYVCPEEVPQF
- a CDS encoding pinensin family lanthipeptide, with translation MKKKINLENLQIASFITETDKESVKAGSKYKTDSPVCPTENTGCFVCPPYTTDCEEM
- the rmuC gene encoding DNA recombination protein RmuC, coding for MPSLQLVLFIFSALGAGLALGYIIIKQKYSAYASPESVRELEQSIWTMEQQCETFRQQNQHLESSLEQSGNIREQLIRSEEERRYLNEKLTTQKQELEKLYGQMTERFELLAGQTLERNAETFGKSQQERLSLLLNPLKEKIADFEKKVEETHRQQFGETKGLKEELRRMEALNLQMRDDARHLTEALKGDQRTQGHWGEMVLEKILERSGLTESLEFHRQKALNVSGAVSVSQRPDIIVDLPGHRQIIIDSKVSLKAYESCLNTEDEAERKKHFKAHLDSIRNHVKGLSEKHYYQLQKVNSLEFVLLFIPVEASYSLAFRQDHTDLFSYAWERKIIVVSPTTLMATLRTIASLWKTEKQHANALRIAEEGGKLYDKLYAFIKDLEKVGRHLDQTTGAYDDAMKKLHEGRGNLLDRAEKLKDMGVTAKKSLGD
- a CDS encoding SPOR domain-containing protein, producing the protein MKHILAILALMAFIAVAPEAKAQLSKKEKKEWKKKMKAMEPAEFKELVETNSSLESEVSELRGKVDNLQNEVQTKEERISTAQNQARQAQAELAEAREQLKALEEDASENETRTANGVVFKVQVGAYKNKDLAQYNDNSDNFSSEEEGGLQRITLGNFRDYWEADTFKKYLREMGVKDAWVVPYKDGQRVPMKDVLEGVI